In a genomic window of Oncorhynchus keta strain PuntledgeMale-10-30-2019 chromosome 28, Oket_V2, whole genome shotgun sequence:
- the LOC127913030 gene encoding keratin-associated protein 5-5-like, whose protein sequence is VCVCVCVCVCVCVCVCVCVCVCVCVCVCIPLCVCVCVCVCVCVCVCVCVCVCVCVCVCVVCVCVCVVVCVCVCVCVCVCVCVCVCVCVCVCVCVCVCVCVCVCVCVRACVCVCVCVCVCVWWWWCVCVCVCVCVCVCVCVCVCVCVCVCVCVCVCVCVCVCVCVCVCVCVCVCVCVCVCVCVCVCNLIPIVS, encoded by the exons gtgtgtgtgtgtgtgtgtgtgtgtgtgtgtgtgtgtgtgtgtgtgtgtgtgtgtgtgtgtgtgtgtgtgtgtgtgtgtgtgtgca tcccactctgtgtgtgtgtgtgtgtgtgtgtgtgtgtgtgtgtgtgtgtgtgtgtgtgtgtgtgtgtgtgtgtgtgtgtgtgtgtgtgtgttgtgtgtgtgtgtgtgtgtgtggtagtgtgtgtgtgtgtgtgtgtgtgtgtgtgtgtgtgtgtgtgtgtgtgtgtgtgtgtgtgtgtgtgtgtgtgtgtgtgtgtgtgtgtgtgtgtgtgtgtgtgtgtgtgtgtgtgtgtgcgtgcgtgtgtgtgtgtgtgtgtgtgtgtgtg tgtgtgtgtgtggtggtggtggtgtgtgtgtgtgtgtgtgtgtgtgtgtgtgtgtgtgtgtgtgtgtgtgtgtgtgtgtgtgtgtgtgtgtgtgtgtgtgtgtgtgtgtgtgtgtgtgtgtgtgtgtgtgtgtgtgtgtgtgtgtgtgtgtgtgtgtgtgtgtgtgtgtgtgtgtgtgtgtgtgtgtgtgtgtgtgtgtgtgtgt AATCTCATCCCCATagtttcataa